The nucleotide window TGTTGAGTATCCTTGACCACACCGGAAGCTAAAGTAATGGAATCAACCACATACTCTACTTTAGTACTTCCCTGCAGATAATAGCCCCAGATTTGAATCACTGCCGGTAGGTGGCCGGTATTGCGATACCTTACAGAAAGTGTTGCGGTCTGTTTTTGCCCCGCCACAGTCGGATTCTCAATGACTCCTGTCGTCAATATCGCCATAGTCTATCCCCCTAACCATTCAGGGAAAAGCTCTCTTGCTCTCTGCTGAACGATACGAATACATTCATTATCAGGATGAAGGCTCATATTTTCTCCATGCCACCGATAGGCTATGAGAGGCTCTCGGATATAGCCGGCGGGGAAATGACGAAGAAAACGGAACCACAATTCATAGTCATGGGCCTGAGGCAACCCTTCATCAAAATATCCTACCCGTTCAAGGGCTGTGCGCCTCATCATAACAGATGAACCATTGATAAAGCATCCCCTGAGCAAATTAACTACCAGTTCTTGACGCGCGGGATAAAACTCTGAGTCTGCTGCATATTTTTTCAGCCCATTTTCATCAATAACAATAAAACTTGTATAGCAAAAACCCACCTGCGGATTAGCTTCCATCAATTGAACCTGTTTCTCCAGCTTCCCCTTTAAGAACATGTCATCAGCGCTCAGCCAGCAGATATATTCACCTGTAGCCCGCTGGAGTCCATGGTTAAGGGCATTGGGTGTCCCGCCATTGGACTTATAAATATAATTAATTCGACTTTGATAAGGCTGAAGACGTTGGGCTGTATCATCTGTGGATCCATCATCAATAACAATGATTTCTAAATTAGGATACTTTTGTCGAAGGACACTTTCTACAGCCCAGGTCACATAGCGAGCGTGATTATAGGTGGGGATAACTACACTCACTTTGGGCATGGACATTTAGCGCCCCTCCCCGTAGATTTTCTTCATCCATTCTACCGTAATGGGAATACCTTCTTCCAACAGCATCTTCGGATTGTGGCCCAAATCTCTTACGGCTTTCTGAATATCCGGCCGCTTACTCACTGTATTGTGCTTATCTTCAGGAAGATATCTGATCAATCCCGGATCTCCCTGAGTATATTTGAGCACCAGATCACTGAGTTCTCTGACGCTGCGATACTCTGTCCCCCCGATATTATAGACTTCACCAGGTTTAAAGTTATTACCCACATTGGCAATGGTCGGAATAAGATCATCCACATACATAAATACACGGTGATACCCTTCATAGACATCATAGGGTATTCCTTTAAGGGCACGATAGACGAAGAGGCAGACTACACTGCGGTAGGGGTGGTAATATTCCCCTGGCCCATAAGCATTAAAAAGTCGCAGCCGAACGATCGGAGTTTCATATCTTTTTTCAAAATTAATGATTTGCACTTCATTTGCCCATTTTGTTAAAGCGTAATCATTATGCTGAATGATAGTTTTTTGCTGAGGGAGATCTTCTGTTAATAGAGGCTCCTGAGCTTCACCATAGATTTCAGAAGAGCTGGTAAAGATGAGCTTAAAGCCCTTTTTCAGTTGCCATTCCAATATATTACGTGTTCCAATCACGTTGGTTTCCCAAAGGGTATCATAATAATGCTCACCATTAATGCGACCAAACTCTGCAGCTAAATGATAGACATAATCGTAATCCTGTTCAAATACCCGTTCTAATTGCCGGTATTTGGCAATATCTGCTCTGAAATATTTTTCCTCAGCATCATGCTGCAGGTCCACTTCCCATACTTCATGTCCCCGTTTCCTAAGTTCCTCTACCAAACGGGTACCCAGAGTTCCTTTACTCCCTGTAACCAAAACCTTTGCCATTCTCACTGCTCCTCTTTTCACTTATTTCAAGGCCTTTTCCCGCTCCAGGACAATCCAGCCCTGGAGGTCAGCCTCGTCAAACTTTTCCACAGTTTTAAAGCCGGCGGCTTCCAGTTCTTCGGGCGTGAACAGAGGATCCACTACCCATACGGTATTCCCCGCTTCTTCCAAGGCCCGGACCAGATCCACTCCACGGCTATGCTTAAGATCTTTAACTCCTGCTTTATAGCTTAAGCCTTTAATTAGGACATTTTGATGGGTGCCTACCTGCTGCAGAATTCTGTCCCGATATTCCTGGTCCGCTGTTGCCGCTCCCTCAAGCAAAGGCGAAGGGCAGACTTTCCGAAGAAAGCGCATATCTTTAGGCAGACATTCCCCACCGATACCCCAATCAGTCCCGAGGAGTTCTACATTGCTTTTGCTATTGACTGCTTTTCTCAATTCTGCGAAGTCCATTCCCTGATCTTTACAATACTGATAGAGCTCCTGGGCAAAGGCCACATCCACATAGCGCTTAACATTTTCGACCACTTTAGATAGTTCGGCAATCCGAACATCCTCTACTTCCACAAGCTGCGGTACCAAAGGTTCATAGAACTGTCTCCCCTTGTCCCGGCAGGCCTGGGTAAAAGCACCCATGACTCTTGGTGTGTCACAGACTGTCTCATCGACCCCAAACATAACCCGATGAGGCACATGAATTAAATAAACATCGTGTCCGCAGCGATAGCCTTTGCCTTCCAGATACTTGCGGACGAGTTCCATGGTCCCTGGCGGTAAAGTGGATTCAATGGAAATTAATGCTCCAGGACAAATGATCATTTCTCCTAAAGCAGCGAAGAGATTTTCGCCTTGGTCACCAGTGGACGGCGCC belongs to Desulfitobacterium chlororespirans DSM 11544 and includes:
- a CDS encoding NAD-dependent epimerase/dehydratase family protein, encoding MAKVLVTGSKGTLGTRLVEELRKRGHEVWEVDLQHDAEEKYFRADIAKYRQLERVFEQDYDYVYHLAAEFGRINGEHYYDTLWETNVIGTRNILEWQLKKGFKLIFTSSSEIYGEAQEPLLTEDLPQQKTIIQHNDYALTKWANEVQIINFEKRYETPIVRLRLFNAYGPGEYYHPYRSVVCLFVYRALKGIPYDVYEGYHRVFMYVDDLIPTIANVGNNFKPGEVYNIGGTEYRSVRELSDLVLKYTQGDPGLIRYLPEDKHNTVSKRPDIQKAVRDLGHNPKMLLEEGIPITVEWMKKIYGEGR
- a CDS encoding glycosyltransferase, coding for MSMPKVSVVIPTYNHARYVTWAVESVLRQKYPNLEIIVIDDGSTDDTAQRLQPYQSRINYIYKSNGGTPNALNHGLQRATGEYICWLSADDMFLKGKLEKQVQLMEANPQVGFCYTSFIVIDENGLKKYAADSEFYPARQELVVNLLRGCFINGSSVMMRRTALERVGYFDEGLPQAHDYELWFRFLRHFPAGYIREPLIAYRWHGENMSLHPDNECIRIVQQRARELFPEWLGG
- a CDS encoding UDP binding domain-containing protein — its product is MKIAVVGLGNIGFNLFSYINKKYPNSVVGVDIDADRVNDLRSQGYRVTTDYRALTGIDIWLLAPSTGDQGENLFAALGEMIICPGALISIESTLPPGTMELVRKYLEGKGYRCGHDVYLIHVPHRVMFGVDETVCDTPRVMGAFTQACRDKGRQFYEPLVPQLVEVEDVRIAELSKVVENVKRYVDVAFAQELYQYCKDQGMDFAELRKAVNSKSNVELLGTDWGIGGECLPKDMRFLRKVCPSPLLEGAATADQEYRDRILQQVGTHQNVLIKGLSYKAGVKDLKHSRGVDLVRALEEAGNTVWVVDPLFTPEELEAAGFKTVEKFDEADLQGWIVLEREKALK